One window of the Janthinobacterium sp. PAMC25594 genome contains the following:
- a CDS encoding ABC transporter substrate-binding protein yields MKKHLMLALSLGLLANAAHAEKRELVISAYPIAQPLFMKYVYEPFKAKCGCDIKVETGNNADRIAKLVVHAKNPVIDLVLLSDSGMLEAAQKGVIQPMDYAKLSNYKALYDVAKNPIGGNYAVGYTLYSVGLVYRSDKIAPLTSWKDLWRPELKGRVAFPDVSTTQGPLMLRMADAAWGGKTEDYATGFAKIVGMKGNVVTFSKNSAQLAALFAQDEIWAAPVARFTWSQMLKTGLPLKWSIPAEGQAAGMNVMGIVAGSKNADLAYQLMDFWLSKEVQTQLATNLVDSPVNKDVRLSVAAAQFNTYGADQISSLKFVKPETILKQRSNWMTQWNKAMSK; encoded by the coding sequence TTGAAAAAGCACCTCATGTTGGCGTTGAGCCTAGGCTTGCTGGCTAACGCCGCCCACGCGGAAAAACGCGAGCTGGTCATTTCGGCCTATCCGATTGCCCAGCCCTTGTTCATGAAGTATGTGTACGAGCCGTTCAAGGCCAAATGCGGGTGCGATATCAAGGTGGAAACGGGGAATAACGCGGACCGCATCGCCAAGCTGGTGGTGCACGCCAAGAATCCGGTGATCGACCTGGTGCTGCTGTCCGATTCCGGCATGCTGGAAGCGGCGCAAAAAGGCGTGATCCAGCCCATGGATTACGCCAAGCTGAGCAATTATAAGGCCCTGTACGATGTGGCGAAAAACCCCATCGGCGGCAACTACGCCGTCGGCTACACGCTGTATTCCGTGGGCCTGGTGTACCGCAGCGACAAGATCGCCCCGCTGACGTCCTGGAAGGACCTGTGGCGCCCCGAACTGAAAGGCCGCGTGGCCTTCCCCGACGTGAGCACCACGCAGGGCCCGTTGATGCTGCGCATGGCCGATGCGGCCTGGGGCGGCAAGACGGAAGACTATGCCACCGGCTTTGCCAAGATCGTCGGCATGAAGGGCAACGTCGTCACGTTCTCGAAGAACAGCGCGCAGCTCGCGGCCCTGTTCGCGCAGGATGAAATCTGGGCCGCGCCCGTGGCGCGCTTTACCTGGTCGCAAATGCTCAAGACGGGCCTGCCCCTGAAATGGAGCATCCCGGCCGAAGGCCAGGCGGCCGGCATGAACGTGATGGGCATCGTGGCCGGCTCGAAGAATGCGGACCTGGCCTACCAGCTGATGGATTTCTGGCTGTCCAAGGAAGTGCAGACGCAGCTGGCGACCAACCTGGTCGACTCGCCCGTCAACAAGGACGTGCGGCTGTCCGTGGCGGCCGCGCAATTCAATACCTATGGCGCCGATCAAATCAGCTCGCTGAAATTCGTCAAGCCGGAAACCATCCTCAAGCAGCGCAGCAACTGGATGACGCAGTGGAACAAGGCCATGAGCAAATAG
- a CDS encoding ABC transporter permease: MFADPKKRLGLLLVLPALIFIVVCFLLPVLALLVDAFRVGDGMQWGVDRFVEFFSQEFNRTIFWRTLRIAALVTLASIILGYPAAQAVARVSPKWRGLVVGMMILPLMVSPIARTYAWIVLLGRNGALNAALVNMGFTDEPLRLLFSEFAVFVGLLQLLLPLMLMSLAGALENLPRDVEPAAATLGANPWQVFCKVTLPLTQEGLVVGGTLVFTGCVTAYVTPALLGGTKVLMLETLLYQKVSVESDFGAANVIAVILVCMTLLVNAGLKRISSSRSSV; encoded by the coding sequence ATGTTTGCTGATCCAAAAAAGCGCCTGGGACTGCTGCTGGTCCTGCCGGCGCTGATCTTTATCGTCGTCTGCTTCCTGCTGCCCGTGCTGGCCTTGCTGGTCGACGCCTTCCGCGTCGGCGACGGCATGCAGTGGGGCGTTGACCGCTTCGTTGAGTTCTTCTCGCAGGAATTTAACCGCACCATCTTCTGGCGCACCCTGCGCATCGCCGCGCTGGTGACCCTGGCGTCCATCATCCTCGGCTATCCGGCCGCGCAAGCCGTGGCGCGCGTGTCGCCGAAGTGGCGCGGCCTGGTGGTGGGCATGATGATTCTGCCGCTGATGGTCTCGCCGATTGCGCGTACCTACGCGTGGATCGTGCTGCTGGGGCGTAACGGCGCCCTCAACGCGGCGCTCGTCAACATGGGTTTCACGGACGAGCCGCTGCGTTTGCTGTTCAGCGAATTTGCCGTGTTTGTCGGCCTGCTGCAATTGCTGCTGCCATTGATGCTGATGTCCTTGGCCGGTGCGCTGGAAAACCTGCCGCGCGACGTGGAACCGGCTGCGGCGACTTTGGGCGCCAATCCATGGCAAGTATTTTGCAAGGTCACCCTGCCGCTGACGCAGGAAGGCCTGGTCGTTGGCGGCACGCTGGTGTTTACGGGCTGCGTGACGGCCTACGTGACGCCGGCCCTCTTGGGCGGCACCAAGGTGCTGATGCTGGAAACGCTGCTGTACCAGAAGGTCAGCGTGGAGAGCGATTTCGGCGCCGCGAATGTCATCGCCGTCATCCTCGTCTGCATGACCCTGCTGGTGAATGCCGGCCTTAAACGTATTTCCTCTAGCCGGAGCTCCGTATGA
- a CDS encoding ABC transporter permease, translated as MKESLFSRAVLWLVFLFLLGPFAIVVLAGFSGGETLAFPPESYSLRWILEVWAAPEFRRAFQTSLEIGLIATVIALLLGIPVAYAFSRMPPPGIGVIRQILTSPLIIPAILVGLGLLHHLVLTINAPVYVGLLIGHIALLIPYSVRVVYASLVNLRVDIEDAAITLGASRLRAFFMIVLPNIRNAVIAAFFLAFVTSFNQVPVSLFLTGPGISTLPIEMLGHMENSFDPSIAALSTLLVLFTMAFVMVTEKVLGISKYM; from the coding sequence ATGAAAGAAAGCTTGTTTTCACGTGCCGTTTTATGGCTGGTGTTTTTGTTCCTGCTGGGGCCTTTCGCCATCGTCGTGCTGGCCGGTTTTAGCGGCGGCGAAACGCTGGCGTTCCCGCCCGAGTCGTATTCGCTGCGCTGGATCCTCGAAGTGTGGGCGGCGCCCGAGTTCCGCCGCGCCTTCCAGACCAGCCTGGAAATCGGCCTGATCGCGACCGTCATCGCGCTGTTGCTGGGCATCCCCGTCGCGTATGCGTTTTCGCGCATGCCGCCACCCGGTATCGGCGTTATCCGCCAGATCCTGACGTCGCCGCTGATCATTCCCGCCATCCTCGTCGGCCTGGGCTTGCTGCATCACCTGGTCCTGACCATCAATGCGCCCGTCTACGTGGGCCTGTTGATCGGCCATATCGCGCTGCTGATTCCGTACTCGGTGCGCGTGGTGTACGCCAGCCTGGTCAATCTGCGCGTGGATATCGAGGATGCCGCCATCACGCTGGGCGCGTCGCGTCTGCGCGCCTTCTTCATGATCGTGCTGCCGAATATCCGCAACGCCGTGATCGCCGCCTTCTTCCTCGCCTTCGTCACCTCGTTCAACCAGGTGCCCGTCTCGCTGTTCCTGACGGGACCGGGCATCAGCACCTTGCCCATCGAGATGCTGGGGCATATGGAAAACAGTTTCGACCCGTCGATCGCTGCCTTGTCGACCTTGCTGGTCTTGTTCACCATGGCCTTCGTGATGGTGACCGAGAAGGTGCTGGGCATTTCTAAATACATGTAA
- a CDS encoding ABC transporter ATP-binding protein has product MSYLELHKLNLGYAKNTTSVKDLDLHVEQGELISLLGPSGCGKTTTMRAIAGLMPLQSGRIVLDGREIGKLAPNKRNIGMAFQSYALFPHLNVYDNIAFGLRLRKVAPALLKTKVEAVIAAVGLTGFETRLPAQMSGGQQQRVALARAIVVEPALLLLDEPLSNLDAKLRVQMRAELRRIQRELGITMLYVTHDQEEALALSDRIVVMNGGRIEQLAAPEAVFNTPSTRFVANFMGFENLFDYRDGALHHAGASLPYTSAVAAGTTVLGWRPDKVRVCAADDAAGQYPGTVLARGFLGDTVEYLLQTPLGQVKGICAAGGATWREGTAVSFVLPSDSALWLGA; this is encoded by the coding sequence ATGAGTTATCTGGAACTGCACAAGCTGAACCTCGGCTACGCCAAGAACACGACGTCCGTGAAAGACCTGGACTTGCACGTCGAGCAGGGCGAACTGATTTCCCTGCTGGGCCCCAGCGGCTGCGGCAAGACCACCACCATGCGCGCCATCGCCGGCCTGATGCCGCTGCAGTCGGGCCGCATCGTGCTCGACGGCCGCGAAATCGGCAAGCTGGCGCCGAACAAGCGCAATATCGGCATGGCGTTCCAGTCGTACGCGCTGTTCCCGCACCTGAACGTGTACGACAACATCGCTTTTGGTTTGCGCCTGCGCAAGGTCGCGCCGGCCCTGCTGAAAACCAAGGTGGAAGCCGTGATCGCCGCCGTGGGACTGACGGGGTTCGAGACGCGTTTGCCGGCGCAGATGTCGGGCGGCCAGCAGCAGCGCGTGGCGCTGGCGCGCGCCATCGTCGTCGAACCGGCCCTGCTGCTGCTCGATGAACCGCTGTCAAACCTGGACGCCAAGCTGCGCGTGCAGATGCGCGCCGAGCTGCGCCGCATCCAGCGCGAACTGGGCATCACCATGCTGTACGTGACGCATGACCAGGAAGAAGCGCTGGCTTTGTCCGACCGCATCGTCGTCATGAACGGCGGGCGCATCGAGCAGCTGGCCGCGCCGGAAGCCGTCTTCAATACGCCATCGACGCGTTTCGTCGCCAACTTCATGGGTTTCGAAAACCTGTTCGACTACCGCGACGGCGCGCTGCACCACGCGGGCGCCAGCCTGCCGTACACGTCTGCCGTCGCTGCCGGCACCACGGTGCTGGGCTGGCGTCCGGACAAGGTGCGCGTCTGCGCGGCCGACGACGCGGCAGGACAGTATCCTGGCACCGTGCTGGCGCGGGGCTTCCTGGGCGACACCGTCGAATACCTGCTGCAAACGCCGCTGGGCCAGGTCAAGGGCATTTGCGCGGCCGGTGGCGCCACCTGGCGCGAGGGCACGGCCGTGTCGTTCGTGCTGCCGTCCGACAGCGCCCTGTGGCTGGGCGCGTGA
- a CDS encoding nucleoside hydrolase, with translation MTQALKKIWLDTDPGFDDWLTMLLLGSNPDIEWLGVSVVAGNAPVAITYDNALRIKAHDGLTVPIYRGCEEPLAGVIETAQRILGDSGMPTTGDILPPGAATDAPGHAVDALIAAVRKHPGQITIMAIAPMTNIATALAKAPDIAGKIVEIILMGGSTDQGNHTAAAEFNIYADPEAAAQVFQAGIALRMFGLNLCRQLLVTNAEVARLRAIGTPRALRLAGYLEAYVRIRSADGSVPMPMYDPVVALYLEAPQLFQFQPAHVAIELTGELTRGMTVCEFRVPRRAPINTQVAMLADGPAAIERLMRRLAAILV, from the coding sequence ATGACCCAAGCCTTGAAAAAAATCTGGCTCGACACCGATCCCGGTTTCGACGACTGGCTGACGATGTTGCTGCTTGGCAGCAATCCCGACATCGAGTGGCTGGGCGTGAGCGTGGTGGCGGGCAATGCGCCCGTCGCCATCACTTACGACAATGCCTTGCGCATCAAGGCGCATGATGGCTTGACGGTGCCCATTTACCGGGGCTGCGAAGAACCGCTGGCCGGCGTGATCGAAACGGCGCAGCGCATCCTCGGCGACAGCGGCATGCCGACGACGGGCGACATCCTGCCGCCGGGCGCCGCCACGGATGCTCCCGGCCACGCCGTCGACGCGCTGATCGCCGCCGTGCGCAAGCATCCTGGCCAGATCACCATCATGGCGATCGCGCCGATGACCAATATCGCAACCGCGCTGGCCAAGGCGCCCGACATCGCCGGGAAAATCGTCGAAATCATCCTGATGGGCGGCTCGACCGACCAGGGCAACCACACGGCGGCGGCCGAATTCAATATCTATGCGGACCCGGAAGCGGCCGCCCAGGTGTTCCAGGCCGGCATTGCGCTGCGCATGTTCGGCTTGAACCTGTGCCGCCAGCTGCTGGTGACGAATGCGGAAGTGGCACGCCTGCGCGCCATCGGCACGCCGCGCGCGCTGCGTCTGGCCGGCTACCTGGAAGCGTATGTGCGCATCCGCAGCGCCGACGGCTCCGTGCCCATGCCCATGTACGACCCGGTGGTGGCGCTGTACCTGGAAGCGCCGCAGCTGTTCCAGTTCCAGCCGGCTCACGTGGCCATCGAATTGACGGGCGAACTGACGCGCGGCATGACGGTGTGCGAATTCCGCGTGCCGCGCCGCGCGCCCATCAACACGCAAGTGGCGATGCTGGCCGATGGCCCGGCCGCCATCGAGCGCCTGATGCGCCGCCTGGCCGCCATTCTCGTCTGA
- a CDS encoding adenosine deaminase has product MSNSPLSIEQFLRAMPKVELHCHLFGTVRQATFRALAAKTGNVVTPEEIDAFYTRGDKPVGVLRVLRALDAHLIVSPTDLYCLAYEYLEDVHGHGVRYAEFFWNPTGTVRVSGIRYDAAQDAIVAAIRDAQRDFGVIGRLIPSIDREASPAEAVQMVAWMKAHRAPEVIGIGIDYRENDRPPELFIEAYRAAREAGFKCTAHAGEFGMPWMNVATAIDELQVDRVDHGYTIVDNPALAQRCVERGLVFTVVPTNSYYLRTLAPERWALDHPIRAMAKLGLKLHPNTDDPTLHHVTPTGAWMMMREFGFGLDDMRGFMLNGLDAAWIDESTRRDWRAEFTREFDALRARVVE; this is encoded by the coding sequence ATGTCTAATTCCCCCCTGAGCATCGAACAGTTTTTACGCGCCATGCCGAAGGTGGAGCTGCACTGCCACCTGTTTGGCACGGTGCGCCAGGCGACTTTCCGCGCGCTGGCCGCCAAGACGGGCAATGTCGTCACCCCCGAGGAAATCGACGCGTTTTACACGCGCGGCGACAAGCCCGTCGGCGTGCTGCGCGTGCTGCGCGCGCTCGATGCGCACCTGATCGTCTCGCCCACCGACCTGTATTGCCTCGCCTACGAATACCTGGAAGACGTGCATGGCCACGGCGTGCGCTACGCGGAGTTCTTCTGGAACCCGACCGGCACCGTGCGCGTGTCGGGCATCCGCTATGACGCGGCGCAAGACGCCATCGTGGCCGCCATCCGCGACGCGCAGCGCGACTTCGGCGTGATCGGCCGTCTGATCCCCAGCATCGACCGTGAAGCCAGTCCTGCCGAAGCCGTGCAGATGGTGGCGTGGATGAAGGCGCACCGCGCGCCGGAAGTGATCGGCATCGGCATCGACTATCGCGAGAACGACCGCCCGCCGGAACTCTTCATCGAAGCCTACCGCGCCGCGCGCGAGGCCGGCTTCAAGTGCACGGCGCACGCGGGCGAATTCGGCATGCCGTGGATGAACGTGGCGACGGCCATTGACGAGTTGCAGGTGGACCGGGTCGACCATGGCTACACGATCGTCGATAATCCCGCGCTGGCGCAGCGCTGCGTGGAGCGTGGCCTGGTGTTTACGGTCGTGCCGACCAATTCCTATTATTTGCGCACCCTGGCGCCCGAACGCTGGGCGCTCGATCACCCGATCCGCGCCATGGCCAAGCTGGGCCTGAAACTGCATCCGAACACGGACGACCCGACCCTGCACCACGTGACGCCGACGGGCGCCTGGATGATGATGCGCGAATTCGGCTTCGGCCTCGATGACATGCGCGGTTTCATGTTGAATGGCCTCGATGCGGCCTGGATCGACGAGTCCACGCGGCGCGACTGGCGCGCGGAATTTACGCGCGAGTTCGACGCGCTGCGGGCAAGAGTCGTCGAGTAA
- a CDS encoding short-chain fatty acyl-CoA regulator family protein has product MAKVFMGVRLQRLREERRMTQVALAKSLGISPSYLNQMERNQRPLTVPILLRIGTVLGVDPQIFSEHDSASLVADVRDVFGELPDAPPTSMAELKMLVENMPELARSILLLQRRYRVMAERADTLAARLDDGSRGASSAAPSTDEEVREYLNRRQNYIDELDRAAELVAGELDPQLRALDALQSRLLERHGIQVQLSDGDAGMVRKHRYDAQQHILWLPDTLTGGQRAFQMAAQISLLEHSDLIDALVLAAGLSGAAAQTSARLAFSNYFAGALLMPYQRFLQAAETRAYDIERLAHQFGVGFEAVCHRLSTMQRPEAAGLPFFFVRVDRAGNVSKRQSATDFHFSRVGGTCPLWIVYDAFSHPGQVLTQVASMPDGCTYLWIARQVSTASPGFRAPGKTFAVALGCDISQAHRLIYSKGLDLHDPSSATPIGTGCKVCERQACPQRAFPSLLAPPPASA; this is encoded by the coding sequence ATGGCAAAGGTTTTCATGGGCGTGCGCCTGCAGCGGCTGCGCGAGGAACGGCGCATGACGCAGGTGGCGCTGGCCAAGTCCCTGGGCATTTCGCCCAGCTATCTGAACCAGATGGAGCGCAACCAGCGCCCGCTGACGGTGCCGATTCTGTTGCGCATCGGCACCGTACTGGGGGTCGATCCGCAAATCTTTTCCGAACACGACAGCGCCAGCCTGGTGGCGGACGTGCGCGACGTGTTCGGCGAATTGCCCGACGCGCCGCCCACCTCGATGGCGGAATTGAAAATGCTGGTGGAAAACATGCCGGAACTGGCGCGTTCGATTTTGCTCTTGCAGCGGCGTTACCGGGTGATGGCGGAACGGGCCGATACGCTGGCCGCGCGCCTCGACGACGGCAGCCGCGGCGCCAGCTCGGCGGCGCCCTCCACGGACGAGGAAGTGCGCGAATACCTGAACCGGCGGCAGAACTACATCGATGAGCTGGATAGGGCGGCGGAGCTGGTGGCGGGCGAACTCGATCCGCAGTTGCGCGCGCTCGACGCGCTGCAAAGCCGGCTGCTGGAGCGCCACGGCATCCAGGTGCAACTGTCCGATGGCGACGCGGGCATGGTGCGCAAGCACCGCTACGATGCCCAACAACACATATTGTGGCTGCCCGACACGCTGACGGGCGGCCAGCGCGCCTTCCAGATGGCGGCGCAAATCAGCCTGCTCGAGCACAGCGACTTGATCGACGCGCTGGTGCTGGCGGCGGGACTCTCGGGCGCGGCCGCGCAAACGAGCGCGCGCCTGGCGTTTTCCAATTATTTCGCCGGCGCCCTGCTGATGCCGTATCAACGCTTCCTGCAGGCGGCGGAAACGCGCGCCTACGATATCGAGCGCCTGGCGCACCAGTTTGGCGTGGGTTTCGAGGCCGTGTGCCATCGCCTGAGCACCATGCAACGCCCCGAGGCGGCGGGCTTGCCGTTTTTCTTCGTGCGCGTCGACCGCGCAGGCAATGTCTCGAAGCGCCAGTCGGCCACGGACTTTCACTTTTCACGGGTGGGCGGCACGTGTCCGTTGTGGATCGTCTACGACGCCTTCAGCCATCCGGGCCAGGTGCTGACGCAAGTGGCCAGCATGCCCGACGGCTGCACCTATTTATGGATTGCGCGCCAGGTCAGCACGGCCTCGCCGGGCTTCCGCGCGCCCGGCAAGACCTTTGCCGTGGCGCTCGGCTGCGACATCTCGCAGGCACATCGGCTGATCTATTCGAAGGGACTCGATCTGCATGACCCGAGCAGCGCCACGCCGATCGGCACGGGCTGCAAGGTATGCGAGCGGCAGGCGTGTCCGCAGCGGGCGTTTCCGTCGCTGCTGGCACCACCACCGGCGTCGGCCTGA
- a CDS encoding CoA-acylating methylmalonate-semialdehyde dehydrogenase, whose protein sequence is MTTQTTIPTVPLLINGEWVESQTTVWRDVVNPATQEVLARVPFATPDEVNAAIASAQRAFKTWRKTPIGARARIFLKLQQLIRENMADLAATLTMEQGKTLLDAEGDVFRGLEVVEHAANIGTLQMGEYAQNVAGGVDTYSVMQPLGVCAGITPFNFPAMIPLWMFPMAIACGNTFVLKPSEQDPLVTEKLVRLALQAGIPAGVLNVIHGGEDVVNALCDHPDIKAISFVGSSKVGTHVYQRASLNGKRAQCMMGAKNHAVVLPDANKEQTLNQLLGAGFGAAGQRCMAASVAVLVGAAREWLPELSAKAQTLTVGAGKDNPDLGPVISCAAKERVFSLVAKGIEQGAVLTLDGRDVKVDGYPNGNFVGPTILSGVKPGMVVYDQEIFGPVLIVVEVDTLDEAIALVNANPNGNGTALFTQSGAAARYFQEEIDVGQVGINVPIPVPVPLFSFTGSRGSKLGDLGPFGKQVVLFYTQTQTITQRWFTDAASVGKVNTTISLK, encoded by the coding sequence GTGACCACGCAAACAACAATTCCGACCGTTCCCCTCTTGATCAACGGCGAGTGGGTGGAATCCCAAACCACCGTCTGGCGCGACGTCGTCAATCCCGCCACGCAGGAAGTGCTGGCCCGTGTACCGTTCGCCACGCCGGACGAAGTCAACGCGGCCATCGCCTCGGCCCAGCGCGCGTTTAAAACCTGGCGCAAGACGCCGATCGGCGCGCGCGCCCGCATCTTCCTCAAACTGCAACAGTTGATACGCGAAAACATGGCCGACCTGGCCGCCACCCTGACGATGGAACAGGGCAAGACTTTGCTCGACGCGGAAGGCGACGTCTTCCGCGGCCTGGAAGTGGTCGAGCATGCCGCCAATATCGGCACCCTGCAAATGGGCGAATATGCGCAAAACGTGGCTGGCGGCGTCGATACCTACAGCGTGATGCAGCCGCTGGGCGTGTGCGCCGGCATTACCCCGTTCAATTTCCCCGCCATGATCCCCCTGTGGATGTTCCCGATGGCGATTGCTTGCGGCAATACGTTCGTGCTGAAACCATCGGAGCAAGATCCGCTCGTGACGGAAAAACTCGTGCGCCTGGCCTTGCAGGCAGGTATCCCGGCCGGCGTGCTGAATGTGATCCATGGCGGCGAAGACGTGGTCAACGCCCTGTGCGACCATCCGGACATCAAGGCGATCTCGTTCGTGGGATCGAGCAAGGTGGGCACGCATGTGTACCAGCGCGCCAGCCTGAACGGCAAGCGCGCGCAATGCATGATGGGCGCCAAGAACCACGCCGTCGTTTTGCCTGATGCCAATAAAGAACAGACACTGAACCAGTTGCTGGGCGCGGGCTTCGGCGCGGCCGGCCAGCGCTGCATGGCCGCCTCCGTCGCCGTGCTGGTGGGCGCAGCGCGCGAGTGGCTGCCGGAATTGTCGGCCAAGGCGCAAACCCTGACGGTGGGCGCGGGCAAGGACAATCCCGACCTGGGTCCCGTGATTTCCTGCGCGGCAAAAGAGCGCGTCTTCAGCCTGGTCGCCAAGGGCATCGAGCAGGGCGCCGTGCTGACCCTCGATGGCCGCGACGTGAAGGTTGATGGCTATCCGAATGGCAACTTCGTCGGACCGACGATTCTCTCCGGCGTGAAACCCGGCATGGTCGTGTATGACCAGGAAATCTTTGGCCCCGTCCTGATCGTCGTCGAAGTCGACACGCTCGATGAAGCGATCGCCCTGGTGAACGCGAATCCGAACGGCAACGGCACGGCGCTGTTCACGCAAAGCGGCGCGGCCGCGCGTTATTTCCAGGAAGAAATCGACGTAGGCCAGGTCGGCATCAACGTACCGATTCCCGTGCCCGTTCCCCTGTTCAGCTTTACGGGTTCGCGCGGCTCCAAGCTGGGCGACCTGGGTCCGTTTGGCAAGCAGGTCGTGCTGTTCTACACGCAGACGCAGACGATTACCCAGCGCTGGTTCACGGACGCGGCCTCGGTGGGCAAGGTCAACACCACCATCAGCCTCAAGTAA
- a CDS encoding acyl-CoA dehydrogenase family protein — translation MDFELSDEQREFQQAARAFAEGELAPHAARWDAESIFPVETIAKAGEMGFCGLYTPQRWGGLGLSRQDAAIVFEELAGGCTSTTAYITIHNMATWMLSRWGSEALCDEWVPALAAGQKLASYCLTEPQSGSDAASLRTKAVKDGDFYVLDGTKAFISGAGQTDMLIVMARTGGEGAAGISAFAVPANLPGIVYGKKEEKMGWNSQPTRIISFDQVKVPVANLLGAEGEGFAIAMKGIDGGRINIAVCSVGTAQAALTRAQAYMKERTQFGRELAQFQALQFKLADMLTELVAARQMVRLAAWKLDQESPDATAYCAMAKRFATDVGFNVANDALQLHGGYGYIREYPLERHVRDTRVHQILEGTNEIMRLIVARAILKDGATETLR, via the coding sequence ATGGACTTTGAATTGAGCGACGAGCAGCGCGAGTTCCAGCAGGCGGCGCGCGCGTTTGCCGAAGGCGAACTGGCGCCGCACGCGGCCCGCTGGGATGCGGAATCGATCTTCCCCGTGGAAACGATTGCCAAGGCGGGCGAGATGGGCTTTTGCGGCCTGTACACGCCGCAGCGCTGGGGCGGCCTGGGCCTGTCGCGCCAGGACGCGGCCATCGTCTTTGAGGAACTGGCCGGCGGCTGCACCTCGACCACGGCTTACATCACGATACACAACATGGCTACCTGGATGCTGTCGCGCTGGGGATCGGAAGCCCTGTGCGACGAGTGGGTGCCGGCCCTGGCCGCCGGCCAGAAGCTGGCCAGCTATTGCCTGACGGAACCGCAGTCCGGTTCCGACGCGGCCTCCTTGCGCACCAAAGCTGTGAAGGACGGCGATTTTTACGTGCTCGATGGTACGAAAGCGTTTATCTCCGGCGCGGGCCAGACGGACATGCTGATCGTCATGGCGCGCACGGGCGGCGAGGGCGCGGCCGGCATTTCCGCGTTTGCCGTGCCGGCGAATTTGCCCGGCATCGTGTATGGCAAGAAGGAAGAAAAGATGGGCTGGAACAGCCAGCCCACGCGCATCATCAGCTTTGACCAAGTGAAAGTGCCTGTTGCTAACTTGCTGGGCGCGGAAGGCGAAGGCTTTGCGATTGCCATGAAGGGCATCGATGGCGGGCGCATCAACATCGCCGTATGCTCGGTGGGCACGGCACAGGCGGCCTTGACGCGGGCGCAAGCCTACATGAAGGAGCGCACGCAATTCGGCCGCGAGCTGGCGCAGTTCCAGGCCTTGCAATTCAAGCTGGCCGACATGCTGACGGAGCTGGTGGCGGCGCGCCAGATGGTGCGCCTGGCAGCTTGGAAACTCGACCAGGAAAGCCCGGATGCCACCGCATATTGCGCCATGGCAAAGCGTTTCGCCACGGATGTGGGTTTTAATGTCGCCAACGATGCGCTGCAATTGCATGGCGGCTACGGCTACATCCGCGAGTACCCGCTTGAGCGCCACGTGCGCGACACGCGCGTGCATCAGATCCTGGAAGGGACGAATGAAATCATGCGCCTGATCGTCGCGCGAGCGATTTTGAAAGACGGCGCCACGGAGACCTTACGATGA
- a CDS encoding enoyl-CoA hydratase: MTKVYTNLLLERRGHTALVTLDNPPAHTWTLASLNALKELVADLNADADVYALVITGGGAKFFSAGADLKVFADGNKDTAFAMAAAFGEAFEALSAFRGVSIAAINGYAMGGGLECALACDIRIAEEHAQMALPEASVGLLPCAGGTQHLPWLVGEGWAKRMILCGERVDAAKALAIGLVEEVVPTGKAAATALALAAKVARQSPSSVTACKTLIQGARSHPLVNSLPDERTLFLGLFDTQDQKEGVQAFLEKRPAEWKNG; the protein is encoded by the coding sequence ATGACTAAAGTGTATACCAACCTGCTGCTGGAACGCCGTGGCCATACGGCCCTGGTGACCCTCGATAACCCGCCCGCCCACACGTGGACCCTGGCCAGCCTGAACGCGCTGAAAGAGCTGGTGGCCGACCTGAATGCGGACGCCGACGTGTATGCGCTCGTGATCACGGGCGGCGGCGCCAAGTTTTTCTCGGCCGGCGCCGATCTGAAAGTGTTTGCCGATGGCAATAAAGACACGGCGTTCGCCATGGCCGCCGCGTTTGGCGAGGCGTTCGAGGCGTTGTCCGCGTTTCGCGGCGTCAGCATCGCCGCCATCAATGGCTATGCCATGGGCGGCGGGCTCGAATGCGCGCTCGCCTGCGACATCCGCATCGCCGAAGAACATGCGCAGATGGCCTTGCCGGAAGCATCGGTCGGCTTGCTGCCGTGCGCGGGCGGCACACAGCACTTGCCGTGGCTGGTGGGCGAAGGCTGGGCCAAGCGCATGATTTTATGCGGCGAGCGGGTCGACGCGGCCAAGGCCCTGGCCATCGGCCTCGTCGAGGAAGTCGTGCCAACCGGCAAGGCTGCCGCCACGGCGCTGGCGCTGGCCGCCAAGGTGGCGCGCCAGAGCCCCAGCAGCGTGACGGCATGCAAGACCCTGATCCAGGGCGCGCGCAGCCATCCGCTCGTCAATTCCCTGCCCGACGAACGCACCCTGTTCCTGGGCCTGTTCGATACGCAAGACCAGAAAGAGGGCGTGCAAGCGTTCCTGGAAAAACGTCCGGCGGAGTGGAAGAATGGTTGA